Proteins encoded together in one Benincasa hispida cultivar B227 chromosome 1, ASM972705v1, whole genome shotgun sequence window:
- the LOC120084535 gene encoding probable aspartic proteinase GIP2 yields the protein MAASTSLAFFSSILFLLFSISIAKTSFRPKSLVLPVTKHPSLQYITQIHQRTPLVPVKLTVDLGGQFMWVDCDRGYVSSTYKPARCRSAQCSLASKSSSCGQCFSPPRPGCNNNTCGLFPGNTIIRLSTSGEVASDVVSVSSTDGFNPTRAVSLPNFLFVCGSTFLLEGLAGGVTGMAGFGRTGISLPSQFAAAFSFNRKFAVCLSGSTRFPGVIFSGNGPYHFLPNTDLTKSLTYTPLFINPVSTAGVFSAGEKSAEYFIGVKSIVINSKTVPLNTTLLKIDSNGNGGTKISTVNPYTVLESSIYNAVVKTFTTELSKVPRVAAVAPFGVCYNSKSFSSTRLGPGVPSIDLILQNKKVIWRIFGANSMVFVNDNVLCLGFVDGGVEPRTAIVIGAHQIEDNLLEFDLATSRLGFSSTLLGRMTTCANFNFTSNA from the coding sequence ATGGCGGCCTCCACTTCCCTCGCTTTCTTCTCCTCTAttctcttcctcctcttctCCATTTCCATCGCCAAAACCTCTTTCCGCCCCAAATCCCTCGTTCTCCCCGTCACCAAACACCCATCTCTCCAATACATCACCCAGATCCATCAACGAACTCCTTTGGTTCCGGTGAAGCTCACGGTGGACCTTGGCGGGCAGTTCATGTGGGTCGACTGTGACCGTGGCTACGTTTCTTCCACCTACAAGCCTGCCCGTTGCCGCTCTGCCCAATGCTCCCTCGCCTCTAAATCCAGTTCCTGCGGCCAGTGCTTTTCGCCGCCCCGCCCCGGCTGCAACAACAACACTTGCGGCCTTTTCCCCGGAAACACCATTATCCGCCTCTCCACTAGCGGAGAAGTTGCCTCCGACGTCGTCTCTGTTTCCTCCACCGATGGCTTCAATCCAACCAGAGCCGTGTCGCTGCCGAACTTTCTTTTCGTTTGTGGCTCAACGTTTCTCCTCGAAGGCCTCGCCGGCGGCGTAACTGGAATGGCCGGATTTGGCAGAACCGGAATCTCTCTGCCTTCACAATTCGCTGCCGCTTTCAGCTTCAACCGAAAATTCGCCGTTTGCTTGAGCGGCTCCACCAGATTCCCTGGCGTCATATTCTCCGGGAACGGCCCATACCATTTCTTACCCAACACCGACTTAACAAAATCCCTCACTTATACCCCACTTTTCATCAACCCGGTCAGCACCGCCGGCGTCTTCTCCGCCGGAGAAAAATCCGCTGAGTATTTCATCGGCGTTAAATCAATCGTCATCAACTCCAAAACCGTCCCACTCAATACGACTCTCCTCAAAATCGACAGCAACGGAAATGGCGGTACAAAAATCAGCACGGTGAATCCATACACCGTATTGGAATCGTCAATTTACAACGCGGTGGTGAAAACGTTCACGACGGAGCTGTCGAAAGTTCCGAGAGTGGCGGCGGTGGCGCCGTTTGGGGTTTGTTATAATTCAAAGAGCTTTTCAAGTACCCGATTGGGGCCGGGCGTGCCGTCGATTGATTTGATTTTGCAGAACAAGAAAGTGATTTGGAGAATCTTCGGTGCGAATTCGATGGTGTTCGTAAACGACAACGTTTTGTGCTTGGGATTTGTTGACGGAGGAGTTGAACCAAGAACAGCGATTGTTATTGGGGCCCACCAAATTGAGGATAATTTACTTGAATTTGATCTAGCCActtcaagacttggatttagCTCAACTTTACTGGGTCGGATGACTACTTGTGCTAATTTCAACTTTACTTCTAATGcttga
- the LOC120092002 gene encoding transcription factor MUTE, which translates to MAHIAVERNRRRQMNEHLRVLRSLTPCFYIKRGDQASIIGGVIEFIKELHQVLQSLESNKRRRKSISPSPGTSPRPQLVAVADNGPIGFENGVEVVGACCNSSVADVEAKISGSNVILKIISRRIPGQLSKMISVLERLSFEVLHLNISSMDDTVLYSFVVKIGLECQLSLEELAYEVQQSFCSQVYLCQ; encoded by the exons ATGGCTCATATTGCTGTGGAGAGAAATAGGAGAAGGCAAATGAATGAACATCTTAGGGTTTTGAGATCTTTGACCCCCTGTTTCTATATCAAAAGG GGAGATCAAGCCTCCATTATTGGGGGAGTCATAGAGTTCATCAAGGAGTTGCATCAAGTTTTGCAATCATTGGAGTCCAACAAACGGAGGAGGAAGAGTATAAGCCCTAGCCCTGGTACAAGCCCGAGGCCGCAGCTGGTGGCGGTTGCCGATAATGGCCCGATTGGATTTGAAAATGGAGTTGAGGTCGTCGGAGCATGTTGTAATTCATCGGTTGCGGATGTTGAAGCAAAGATTTCGGGTTCAAACGTCATTTTGAAGATCATTTCCCGACGAATTCCCGGGCAACTTTCGAAGATGATTAGTGTCTTGGAGAGGCTCTCCTTTGAGGTTCTTCATCTCAACATTAGTAGTATGGATGACACGGTTCTATACTCTTTTGTGGTGAAg ATAGGGCTTGAATGTCAGCTAAGTTTGGAGGAACTAGCTTATGAAGTTCAACAAAGCTTCTGCTCTCAAGTTTATTTATGCCAgtga